Below is a genomic region from Burkholderia pyrrocinia.
TCTTCTCCGACAGCGTTTCCTTGTTGATCGCGCGGCCGTTGCGCAGGATCAGCACCTCGAGCACCGAGCGCTCGCGCGGCGTGAGCGACAGCGGTTCGCCCGCGAGGTGGAAGCTGCGGTCGATACTGTCGTACGAAAGCGGTCCGCATTCGACGCGCGAATGCTCGTGGCCGAGGCTGCGCCGGATCAGCGCGCGGGCGCGCGCCTCCAGCTCGGTCAGCTCGAACGGCTTCGCGAGATAGTCGTCGGCGCCGAGATCGAGCCCCTTCACGCGGTCCTCGACCGACCCGTGCGCGGTGAGGATCAGCACCGGCACCGGATTGCGGCGCGCGCGCAGCCGCCGCAGCACCTCCAGCCCGTCGAGCTTCGGCAGCCCGAGATCGAGGATCACCAGCGCGTAATCCTGCGTGCGCAGCACGTGGTCCGCCGCCTCGCCATCCGCCATGTGATCGACCGCGAAGCGCGCGGCGCTCAGCGCGTCGTTCAGCGACTGCGCCAGGTTCGGATTGTCTTCGACGAGCAGCACACGCATGGGGATTCCGGTAAGGTCAGCGACAGGCCGCTACATTACATGATCCTTTCCATGTCGACGCCTCGCGGAAACACCGGTTGCGCCGCCCCTGCGAACCCGCGTCGCCTGTTCCGGCCGACCGCCGCTCATCGCTCGGCAGCGGGACGGCTCCCCGTCGCGAAGCGCGGACCGTCGGTCACGCGCCGCTCGCGAAGACCGGCGACCACCGCCAGGAACGCGGCGCTCGCGCCGACCGTGACGGCAATCATCGGGCGGGCGGTGCCGTCCGACAGCCACGCCAGCACGCCGCCGCACGCGGCCGTGATCGCCATCTGGATAAAGAAGAAGAGCCCGGACGCCGTGCCGGCGATCTTCGGGTACGGCTGCATCACCGCAAACTGACAGGCCGGAATCGCGATCCCGACGGCGATCATCACGACGAACATCGGCACGACGAGGGCCGCTACCGCCGTGGGGGCGATCGCACCGCAGCCCCACAGCGCGATGGCGCCGGCCAGATTGACGGCTGCCGCCGCCACGATGACCGAATCGGCTTTCCAGCGGCCGCTGGTCCGCGCGAACACGCTCGAACCGATCAGGTAGCCGAGCACCGTCAGGCCGAAGATCGCCGCATAGACCGGGCCGGACACGCCCATTTGCCGCTGGAACAGCGTCGACGATTCCGCGATGAACGGATAGTACGTGCAGTAAGCGAAGCTGATGGCCAGCGAGTAGCGCAGGAAGCGGCGCTCGCGCAGCAGGCCGGCATAGGTCCGCAGGAGCCCGGGGCCGAGCGTCGGCCGCGCATCGTATTCGCGGGTCTCGGGCAGGTAGCGCAGCACCATCGCCGTCGCGACGAGCCCGCCCGTCGCCAGCCATCCGAACACGCCGCGCCAGCCGAGCCACTCGGCGACCGCGCTGCCGGCCAGCGGCGCAATCACCGGCGACAGCGCCATGCCGGCCGAGATACGACCGAGCATCGTGGCCTGCATCGCGGTCGGAAAACGCTCGCGCACGATGACGCGCCCGATCACCGTCCCGCTGCAACCGCCCAGCGCCTGGAAGATGCGTGCGGCGATGATCGCCGGGATGCTGGTCGACAGCGCGCACGCAACGCTCGCGATCGCGTAGACGCACAGGCCGCCGACGAGTACCGGACGGCGGCCGTACCGATCGGACAACGGCCCCGACACCAGCATCGACAGCGCATAGCCGACCATGTAGAGGGTCAGCGTGAGCTGCAACTGGGCATCGGTGCCGTGCAGCGCGTCCGCCATCGCAGGCAGCGACGGCAGGTATGCATCGATCGTGACCCGCGGCAGGCACACGACGAGCATCAACAGGAACAGCCAGCCCCACTGGGGCAAGGAACGCGTCTTCATGCGGTGAGTTCGTCTCCGGTCGAATGGATGTGGTTGGTGTGGTCGACAGCAATCTAAGGGGAAAGTGATATAAGCTGAAGGACCATTAAATCGAACATCGACTGGACCACTATGCCGCGAGGCAAAGCCGCGATTCCGCTTGATCTGCCGTGCCCTTCCGGGCTGTCGACCGGCAGCCCGCAGTCGAAGCAGGCGTGCATTGCCGACGCGATTCGCGACGCGATCCTGAAGCGCCTGCTTCCCGGCGACAGCCCGCTGCCGTCCAGCCGGACCCTTGCCGCGCGCTGGGGTGTCGCGAGAGGAACCGTCGAAGCGGCGTACGACCTGCTGTGCTCCGAGGGCTACATCGCACGCACGCGCGGCTCCGGGTCGCGGGTCTGCGCGGTGGTGCCGGACAGCTTTCTGCGCGCGGCTGCCCAGTCGCGCGACGGCACCATCCACCGCCCCGACACGCCCCGCGCGTCGGCGGGCACGACGGATGCGGCTGCGCCGGAACATGGCGTGCGCCCGGGCGTCCCGTTCGTCGCGCGGCTCGCCGATCCCGGCCTGATGCCGATGCAGCAATGGAAGAAGGCGCTCGGCGCAAGCCTGCTTGCCGCGACGGCGAACGACCTCGGGGCGACACCGTCGCAAGGCGTCGAAGGCCTTCGCGCTGAAATCGCCGCCTACCTGCGGGAATACCGCGGCATTCCGTGCGACGCCGGCGACATCTTCATCACGACCGGCATCCGGCATTCGATCGATCTCGTCGCGCGAACGCTGCTCGCGCCCGGCTCGACAGTGCTGATGGAAGATCCCGGTTATGCGTCGGCCTGGCAGATTTTCACGATCGCGGGCGCGACCGTGATCGACGTACCGGTCGATCGGGAAGGGATCGACACGGCGACGCTTGATCGCCACCCCGATGCGCGCGCGGCCTACGTGACGCCCGCCCATCAGGCGCCGCTCGGCGTCACGATGTCGGTGTCGCGCCGGCTCGAACTGCTCGACTGGGCACAGCGCAACCGCGCGTGGATCATCGAAGACGACTACGACGGCGAATTCAGTTACCAGACCGCCCCGCTGCCCGCGCTGAAATCGCTCGACGCATGCGATCGCGTGATCTACTGCGGCTCGTTCAACAAGACGTTGTTCTCGGGGCTGCGCATCGGCTTCATGGTCGTGCCGGCGGAACTGCAGCCGATGCTGTCGGCCGTGTGGCACGCGACCGCGCGCTCGGTCGGCGTGGCGCCCCAGCTTGCGCTGGCCCGCTTCATCGCGCACGGCGATTTTGCGAAGCACCTGCGCGCCAGCCGCCACGCGTACCGCCAGCGGCGCGACATCGTGCTCGACCAGCTCGCGAAACACGCCGGCGGGCGGTACACGGTGTCCGGCGAGCACGCGGGATTTCATTTCGTGCTGTGGCTGCCGCCCGGGACGGACGACGCATCGTACGTCGCGCAGGCCCACGCGGCCGGCGTCGCGTTGCAGACGATCCGCGGATTCTGTCGAAGCGCCGACTGCGAAGCGGGCGTCGTCGTCGGGTATTCGGCACTGACGACCGCGCATGCGCGGCATGGCGGCCGGATCCTCGGAAAGCTGCTGGCGCAATCCGCATAGCCGCCTTTGCCATCGTTGCCGCGTTCGGCTGCAACCCGCTTCCTTCCCTTTTCAAACCGAGCCGCGCGCCGCTAAAACCGCGGCCACCGTCGTTTCGACCTCGGGAAATCCATGACACAAAGGACGCGATTGTGAACGGAAATGAAAGCAGGCTGAAAGTGCCCCGCAATTAACATCCGCGTCACTCGAACAACATCTATGCGTAACTGGAGGAAGACATGCCGTTTGCACCGAAGCACCTCGCCGCCGCGCTGGCGATCGTCCTGGGCACTGCCGCCGGCAGCGCCGTCGCGCAGGTTCCGGCCGGGTATCCGGGTAACTACCAGGGCGTGATCGACGCCGCGAAGAAGGAAGGCAAGCTGATCGTCTACTCGACGACCGACACGGGCCTCGTGCGCCCGCTGATCAAGGACTTCGAAAGCCTGTACGGCGTCAAGGTCGAGTACAACGACATGAACAGCACCGAGCTGTACAACCGCTACATCAGCGAGAACGCGGCGAGCAGCACCAGCGCCGACGTGCTGTGGAGCTCGGCGATGGACCTGCAGGTCAAGCTCGTCAACGACGGCCTGATGGCGTCCTACGATTCGCCCGAAAGCCCGAACCTGCCGCAATGGTCGCAATACCAGAAGCAGGCGTACGGCACGACGTTCGAGCCGCTCGCGATCGTCTACAACAAGCGCCTGATCCCCGAGAACGAAGTGCCGACGACGCGCGCCGACCTGATCAAGCTGCTCACCACGCCGGGTGACAAGTTCAAGGGCAAGGTCACGACCTACGACATCGAGAAATCGGGCGTCGGCTTCAACTACCTGACGCAGGACGCGCACGTGAACGAGAAGGTCACGTGGGAACTCGTGAAGGCGATCGGCGCGACCGGCCCGAAGCTGCAGTCGAGCACGGGCGCGATGATGGAGCGGATCTCGTCGGGCGAGAACCTGATCGGCTACAACATCATCGGTTCGTATGCGTATGCAAAGGCGAAGAAGGACAAGTCGATCGGCTATGTGTTCCCGAAGGACTACACGCAGGTCGTGAGCCGCCTCGCGACGGTCTCGAAGAAGGCGAAGAACCCGAACGCCGCGAAGCTGTGGGTCGACTACCTGCTGTCGAAGCGCGGCCAGACGCTGATCGCGAACCAGGCGAACCTGTACGCGATCCGCGCGGACGTCACGGGCGAAACGTCGGCCGCGAGCCTGTCGAAGGAGCTCGGCGATTCGCTGAAGCCGATCCAGATCGGCACCGGCCTGCTCGTCTATCTCGACCAGTCGAAGCGCCTGGCTTTCCTGAAGCAATGGCAGCAGTCGATCAAGCGCTGATCCGCTGATTGCCGGCCGCCCGCCGCACCTGGCGCGGGCGGCCCCTTCCCCTTACCGATTTCCTAGAGGCGGCCATCCGGATGGCCGCAGGGGCGAACTCATGCTTTCAACCAGCACACGCGGAACGGCGCCGGCCGTTGCGCCCGCCACCGGCCAGCGCGACGCGATTCCCGCGCTGCCGGTCAACAGCCTGCAGCCGCTCGCCGGCATGCTGCGCTGGATCGTCGTCGCGGTACTGACCATCGCGGTCGCGCTGCCGCTCGGCTTCATCCTGTTCCAGAGCCTGCTGTCCGCGCCGTTCTTCGATGCGAACAAGACGCTCGGCATCGAAGGTTTCCGCTTCATCTTCAGCGATCCCGACTTCTGGTCGGCCGTGAAGAACTCGTTCATCATCGCCGGCGGGATGCTGTTCATCTCGATTCCGCTCGGCGGCATCCTCGCGTTCCTGATGGTGCGCACCGACCTGCCCGGCCGCCGCTGGCTCGAACCGCTGCTGCTCACGCCCGTGTTCGTGTCGCCGATGGTGCTCGCGTTCGGCTACGTGGTCGCGGCCGGCCCGGTCGGCTTCTACTCGGTGTGGTTCAAGGAACTGTTCGGGGTGCAAAGCGTGCCCTGGAACGTGTACTCGATCTTCGCGATCACGGTGATCGTCGGCCTCACGCACGTGCCGCACGTGTATCTGTATTCGTCGGCCGCGCTGCGCAACCTCGGCTCGGACGTCGAGGAAGCCGCGCGCGTGACGGGCGCCCGCCCGTTCCGCGTCGCGCTCGACGTGAGCCTGCCGATGACGATGCCCGCGCTGCTGTTCGCCGGCGTGCTCGTGTTCTTCCTCGGCTTCGAAGTGTTCGGGCTGCCGCTCGTGCTCGGCGATCCGGAAGGCCACCTCGTACTCGCGACCTACCTGTACAAGCTGACCAACAAGCTCGGCGTGCCGTCGTACCACCTGATGGCCGCGGTCGCGGTGTGCATCGTCGCGATCACGTTCCCGCTCGTGCTGCTGCAGCGCCGCCTGCTGAAAACGGCGAACCGCTTCGTCACGGTGAAGGGCAAGGCCGGTCGCGCGACGGTGCTGCCGCTCGGCGTGTGGCGCTGGGTTGCGCTCGCGATCGTCGCGCTGTGGCTGATGCTGACCGTGATCGTGCCGATCTCGGGCATCGTGCTGCGCGCGTTCGTGACCAACTGGGGCGAAGGCGTCGCGCTCGCCGAAGTGCTGACGCTGTCGAACTTCATCGAGCTGTTCGAGCAGGACAACCTGGTGCGCGCGATCGTCAACACGCTCGGCATCGGCGTGATCGGCGGCGCACTCGCGGTCGGCTTCTACTCGCTCGTCGCATTCGCCGGCCACCGCCGCCCCGACTGGGCGACCAAACTGCTCGACTATCTGGTGCTGCTGCCGCGTGCGGTGCCCGGCCTGCTCGCCGGTCTCGCGTTCCTGTGGATCTTCCTGTTCGTCCCCGGCCTGCGCGAGCTGAAGAACTCGATGTGGAGCATCTGGATCGCGTACACGGTCGTGTGGCTCGCGTACGGGATGCGGTTGATCCAGAGTGCGCTGCTGCAGGTCGGCCCCGAGCTCGAGGAAGCCGGCCGCAGCGTCGGCGCGACGCGCAGCCGCGTATCGCTCGACGTGACGCTGCCGCTCGTGCGCTTCGGCCTGCTCGCCGCGTGGCTGCTGATCTTCATGATCTTCGAGCGCGAATACTCGACGGCCGTCTACCTGCTGTCGCCCGGCACCGAAGTGATCGGCGCGCTGCTCGTGTCGCTGTGGGCGACCGGCGCCGTCGACCAGGTCGCCGCGCTTTCTGTCATCAACATCGCGATGGTCGGCGCCGGTCTCGGCGTGGCCCTGCGTTTCGGAGTGAAACTTCATGGATAAGCTCATCGTCGACGACCTGCATCTCAGCTACGGCGCCAATCCGATCCTCAAGGGCGTGTCGTTCGAACTGAAGGCCGGCGAAGTCGTGTGCCTGCTCGGCGCATCGGGCAGCGGCAAGACCACGCTGCTGCGCGCGGTGGCCGGCCTCGAACAGCCGTCCGACGGCCGCATCCAGCTCGACGACCGCGTGTTCTTCGACGGCGCGAAGCGCGTCGACCTGCCCGTCGAGCAGCGCTCGCTCGGCCTCGTGTTCCAGTCGTACGCACTGTGGCCGCACCGCACCGTCGCCGACAACGTCGGCTACGGGCTGAAGCTGCGCCGCGTCGCGCCTGCCGAACAGAAACGCCGCGTGCAAAGCGCGCTCGACCAGCTCGGCCTCGGCCATCTCGCGGAACGCTTTCCGCATCAGTTGTCGGGCGGCCAGCAGCAGCGCGTCGCGATCGCACGCGCGCTCGTCTACAACCCGCCGGTGATCCTGCTCGACGAGCCGCTGTCGAACCTCGACGCGAAGCTGCGCGAGGAAGCGCGTGCGTGGCTGCGCGAGCTGATCGTGTCGCTCGGGCTGTCGGCGCTGTGCGTGACGCACGACCAGACCGAAGCGATGGCGATGTCCGACCGCATCCTGCTGCTGCGCAACGGCCGCATCGAGCAGGAAGGCACGCCGGCCGAGCTGTACGGCGCGCCGCGCTCGCTGTACACGGCCGAGTTCATGGGCAGCAACAACCGGATCGACGCGCGAGTC
It encodes:
- a CDS encoding multidrug effflux MFS transporter, whose protein sequence is MKTRSLPQWGWLFLLMLVVCLPRVTIDAYLPSLPAMADALHGTDAQLQLTLTLYMVGYALSMLVSGPLSDRYGRRPVLVGGLCVYAIASVACALSTSIPAIIAARIFQALGGCSGTVIGRVIVRERFPTAMQATMLGRISAGMALSPVIAPLAGSAVAEWLGWRGVFGWLATGGLVATAMVLRYLPETREYDARPTLGPGLLRTYAGLLRERRFLRYSLAISFAYCTYYPFIAESSTLFQRQMGVSGPVYAAIFGLTVLGYLIGSSVFARTSGRWKADSVIVAAAAVNLAGAIALWGCGAIAPTAVAALVVPMFVVMIAVGIAIPACQFAVMQPYPKIAGTASGLFFFIQMAITAACGGVLAWLSDGTARPMIAVTVGASAAFLAVVAGLRERRVTDGPRFATGSRPAAER
- a CDS encoding PLP-dependent aminotransferase family protein, which translates into the protein MPRGKAAIPLDLPCPSGLSTGSPQSKQACIADAIRDAILKRLLPGDSPLPSSRTLAARWGVARGTVEAAYDLLCSEGYIARTRGSGSRVCAVVPDSFLRAAAQSRDGTIHRPDTPRASAGTTDAAAPEHGVRPGVPFVARLADPGLMPMQQWKKALGASLLAATANDLGATPSQGVEGLRAEIAAYLREYRGIPCDAGDIFITTGIRHSIDLVARTLLAPGSTVLMEDPGYASAWQIFTIAGATVIDVPVDREGIDTATLDRHPDARAAYVTPAHQAPLGVTMSVSRRLELLDWAQRNRAWIIEDDYDGEFSYQTAPLPALKSLDACDRVIYCGSFNKTLFSGLRIGFMVVPAELQPMLSAVWHATARSVGVAPQLALARFIAHGDFAKHLRASRHAYRQRRDIVLDQLAKHAGGRYTVSGEHAGFHFVLWLPPGTDDASYVAQAHAAGVALQTIRGFCRSADCEAGVVVGYSALTTAHARHGGRILGKLLAQSA
- a CDS encoding response regulator — protein: MRVLLVEDNPNLAQSLNDALSAARFAVDHMADGEAADHVLRTQDYALVILDLGLPKLDGLEVLRRLRARRNPVPVLILTAHGSVEDRVKGLDLGADDYLAKPFELTELEARARALIRRSLGHEHSRVECGPLSYDSIDRSFHLAGEPLSLTPRERSVLEVLILRNGRAINKETLSEKIFGLDESVNADAIEIYVYRLRKKLENTGVAIVTLRGLGYLLEAKAV
- a CDS encoding ABC transporter ATP-binding protein, whose product is MDKLIVDDLHLSYGANPILKGVSFELKAGEVVCLLGASGSGKTTLLRAVAGLEQPSDGRIQLDDRVFFDGAKRVDLPVEQRSLGLVFQSYALWPHRTVADNVGYGLKLRRVAPAEQKRRVQSALDQLGLGHLAERFPHQLSGGQQQRVAIARALVYNPPVILLDEPLSNLDAKLREEARAWLRELIVSLGLSALCVTHDQTEAMAMSDRILLLRNGRIEQEGTPAELYGAPRSLYTAEFMGSNNRIDARVAAIDGECVTLAGDGWEIRAMARDTLAPGQDAQAVIRLERVQVTDGPGANRLQADLVTSMYLGDRWEYLFHCGDMRLRAFGHVPRAAGKHWIEFPTNDCWAFAKAG
- a CDS encoding ABC transporter substrate-binding protein translates to MPFAPKHLAAALAIVLGTAAGSAVAQVPAGYPGNYQGVIDAAKKEGKLIVYSTTDTGLVRPLIKDFESLYGVKVEYNDMNSTELYNRYISENAASSTSADVLWSSAMDLQVKLVNDGLMASYDSPESPNLPQWSQYQKQAYGTTFEPLAIVYNKRLIPENEVPTTRADLIKLLTTPGDKFKGKVTTYDIEKSGVGFNYLTQDAHVNEKVTWELVKAIGATGPKLQSSTGAMMERISSGENLIGYNIIGSYAYAKAKKDKSIGYVFPKDYTQVVSRLATVSKKAKNPNAAKLWVDYLLSKRGQTLIANQANLYAIRADVTGETSAASLSKELGDSLKPIQIGTGLLVYLDQSKRLAFLKQWQQSIKR
- a CDS encoding ABC transporter permease — protein: MLSTSTRGTAPAVAPATGQRDAIPALPVNSLQPLAGMLRWIVVAVLTIAVALPLGFILFQSLLSAPFFDANKTLGIEGFRFIFSDPDFWSAVKNSFIIAGGMLFISIPLGGILAFLMVRTDLPGRRWLEPLLLTPVFVSPMVLAFGYVVAAGPVGFYSVWFKELFGVQSVPWNVYSIFAITVIVGLTHVPHVYLYSSAALRNLGSDVEEAARVTGARPFRVALDVSLPMTMPALLFAGVLVFFLGFEVFGLPLVLGDPEGHLVLATYLYKLTNKLGVPSYHLMAAVAVCIVAITFPLVLLQRRLLKTANRFVTVKGKAGRATVLPLGVWRWVALAIVALWLMLTVIVPISGIVLRAFVTNWGEGVALAEVLTLSNFIELFEQDNLVRAIVNTLGIGVIGGALAVGFYSLVAFAGHRRPDWATKLLDYLVLLPRAVPGLLAGLAFLWIFLFVPGLRELKNSMWSIWIAYTVVWLAYGMRLIQSALLQVGPELEEAGRSVGATRSRVSLDVTLPLVRFGLLAAWLLIFMIFEREYSTAVYLLSPGTEVIGALLVSLWATGAVDQVAALSVINIAMVGAGLGVALRFGVKLHG